TTTAAATTTAACCAAGATTTCACCGGGAATAAATTCCGCCGCTTTCTTTCCGTCTTTTTTCCCTCTATCCTTGCCTTGAGCAGCCGTTCCTTGGGGAACGACAATAAAAAAGAACAGGACAACTAGAATTCCTGTAACAAGCAGGCGTGATTTAACCACAGCGTGTTCACCCTAAATGTTAGATTTATAGCCATAATTCGACAACAAGTTCCGGATTCCTCTGCCACCCTGTCCTTTAAATGGAAAAGACTGCCCTGAGGGGCAGTCCCAAAATTACAACCCTACAGATATCTTCAGGAAACCGTTTTCCGCCTTCGCCGGGAAAGTAACCCGGCCGCCATTTATACTATACAGCCGGCCATTAATTTCTATTTCTCCCTCCACCGGTTTTTTCCCCTCTTTATCCCGGACGTGCAGGGTTATATAATTGACCCGGTCGGGGATAACTTGCTGGTGTACCACGCCAAAAATGTAGGGAATTGCTTCGAGTTCTTCCTTTTCCGGCCCGGCACTGCCATCAATCGTTACTTCCAAAGTATACCGAGATTCCCGGGCTTCGTAGAGACTGAGGGTCGCCGAACTGTAAACAACCACCTCCCATACTCCCGGGCGGGGATCCTCTACCGTAGCCGAAACCTGTCCCCGTATCACCGTATCCTCCGGCCCAAAACCGGCATAATCAGTCATTCCCACTTCCTCTCCGCCGGGTGTCACCAGGTGTATTCTAGCCCTTCCCTGATATCTTCCCTGCTTATCCCGCGGAACTTCCAGCCGACTGGACAGCCTTTCCGTCCCAGGGGGAACACGGAAGAAATAGCGACGGTATTGGGCGGCCCCAAGACTGTCCGAAAACTCCCAGCGGAAGTTATTCCCGGCTGTAAATTCATATGGACGAACTACGGTATTCAAAAGCTGTAAATCTATACCCGGTGTTTCCGGTACATCTCCCTGCAATAATCCGGTATAAAGCCCAGGCTGTTCCGGCAGTTCAAATTTTACCGGCAGGGTCCGACCGCCTCCTCCTGCCACCGCCGTCTCTTTCAGTAAAGGAGCCATCCACTGGGCGGTTGACCTCCAGCGCAGGCGTAAGGCAGCGGTTTCTGTTCCTTCTATCCAGTAGTTTATCTGCCCCGGCAGAAACTCCCGGGCATACAGACCCTGTCCAGAGCCGTACAGAAGATTGTAAGTACGAGCTTTCACGCCCGCATTTTCCCCTGCCATCTCTTCCAACCGTTCCCAAGCGGCGAGGGCATCAATCACCCCAAAGCCCGCTTCTACTTCGGAAAGCCCTTCTATTTTTTTGGCTCCCGCCGCCACCGCCTTCTTGATCATTTCCGGCGTCACCGTTTTTTGTTCTCTTCCAGCAGCATCTAAAAGCAGAGCGGCAACACCGGCGGCATGGGGAGCAGCCATACTGGTTCCTTCCGCCAGGTAGTAAGAATGGGGAAGCCAGAGGGGAGCAGTGGATACGGCGCTTCCGGGAGCCACTACCGTAGGAACCAGTTCCCCATCTTTGCGAGGCCCTACCGAACTAAAAAACCAAAGACTTTCACGCTCTACTTCCCAGCCGAAATCATTCAACCACATGCGGGGAGAAACATAGGCTCCCACACTGATAGCCTTGTCCGCGTTGGCGGGGGTGGCCACCGACCCCAAGCCGGGACCGCGGTTACCGCTGGCGACAGTGAACAATACACCGTGCTCCTCGCTCAAGCGATTTACCAGTTGAGCTAGAGAATTGTTCCCGGCGGTCACATCTTGATAGAATCCTAAACTAAGGTTAATTATATCAGCACCGTGAGCGGCGGCGTATTCCAACGCTCCTTTTAAAATGCTCCAGTCTGCTTCTCCGTTGGATTGAATAGCCTTTACTACCATAATTTTAGCACCCGGAGCTACTCCCTTTAACCGTCCGTTTGCCGCCGCAATGCCTGCTACATGGGTGCCGTGACCGTTGGCATCAAAACCTAAATTGACACCGGTGCCATTAGAGCTTAGCTCAGTAACTACGAAGCTAAACTGCCTATCATCGGTTTCCCCTTTAAAAGCCGCTTTCTGAAATTCCTGTCCATATGGTTTCAAAGCGTTCTCTTCACCGAGGAAGCCGTCTCCATCGGTATCAATGTAAACCGCTTCGTAAACCCCCTTGGAATTAGGATCGGTAATTAAAACTAAGAACTTTTCGTTTAAATCTTGGTCAAAATTAACATCCCGGTGAATATCCATTTCCTTGAAAAAACCGTAATGATAAATGCCTCCGGCGGACGGAATGAATCCCACATGAAACTCCTGCCCGTCAATATAATATTTATCTTTTCCCGCCACGAGAGAGCGCTCGGTATTTACCCAGCCTTCCCGGGTGAAATCCACCCACTGAATTATTTTCTTCTCTCCGGAAACGGTTTGCTGCAAGTCAGGGTGCAGGGGATCCACTCCCGTATCCACCACAGCAATAATTACTCCCTCTCCGTTCGCTCCAGTTCGGCTAACCATTTGCGGGACCTTCATTTCCTTCTTAGTCGTCTCAAGACTGAGTTCGGGATTTTTCTCGAGATTTACCCGGGGAGCCGATAAATAAGTCATGTGTTGCTTGATGTGTTCTTGTACTTCCCGGTAGGGATTGTACCGCCGGGTAACGGTAAGTTGCACGTTATCCGTAAAAGTATCGGCTGTTTCCAGATAAGAAATCCCCCCCGAGCGATTCAAATTAAATAAAATTCGGCGCGGAAGTTCATATGCCAGTTCGGTAACAGAAATTCTATGGTCTCCGCTGTAAACGGGGAGATCGGGTTTATAGGAAAAAGTTAGAGCTTCCCCGTTAAGTTCTATCTCCATCGCCCTGGAAGGTTGTTTCACCTCTAGAAGAGTTCCCGAAAATTCATACCGATCACCTTTAATTCCCAACAACCTTTCAACCAAGGCCAGCACTTCTGCTCGGCTGGCCTTTTCCTGCGGGCGCAGCGTTCCGTCCGGATAACCCTTCACTATTTCCAGAGAGACCAGCTGCTTGATCCCTTCCACCGCCCAAGGTGATATTGCATCTCGATCTATAAACGGCAGTTTTTCCTCATTTTCTACTTCTATTCCGTTAAGTGTTCGTGCCAGTATAATCAGTGCTTCCTCCCGGGTAACCGGCTGGTCGGGCCGGAAAATCCCCGGTGGATAACCTTGAACTACGCCCGCCTCCCGCATCAATTCGATAGCAGCTTTAGCCCAGTGGTCGGAGCTAACATCAGCGTAAAAGGAAGGAACATCCTCCAGTTGAGAAAGCAAGTCTTCCATACCCATAACCCCAACCATTATCCTGGCCATTTCCGCCCGCGTGACCGGCTGGTCGGGACGAAAGTTTCCGTCGGGATATCCGTTAACTAATTGCCGGCTGGTAATCAAGTCGATCGTCTGTTCCGCCCAGTGTCCTTTTGTATCCTCGTAGGCATAAACGTTCCGCACATTCCCCAGAAGTACAGCGGTCAAAATTAGCACCCAACATGCTACCAGTACAATTCTTGTTGCTTTCAACAAAAAATACCCCTTTTCTCTTATATGTTCTAGACTAATATTTCGGCAGGCTAGTACATCTTTCCTCTATTGGCAGGAACAAAAAATATACCCCGCGGTTGCGGGGTATTTCTCATCCTCTTTAGTTTACTATAACTACCTGTTCCTCGGGAAGCCAGTCTACGTTAGCTTCCAGGCTTTCGCTGAGGAAGCGGATAGGCACTAAAGTCCGACCTCGAACCACCCTGGCAGGTACATCTAAAATATATTCTTTCCCGTCAACGCGGGCCCGGATGCTGTTCACCACGAGTTCCACTGTACGGTTACCTTTGGTCACGGTTACCGTCCTGGTGGATGGGTCCCATTGCACCTCAGCCCCCAAAGCTTCCGCCAGCGCCCGGAAAGGAACCAGGGTACGCCCGTTCTCTAATTGCGGCTCCACATCAAACTCTGCTTTCTTTCCTTTGAAATAGGTGATTATACCCTGCTTTTTAAGCATTTTCCGGTACAATTTACCAACCTGTTTATAAGCTTCCCGGTCATGAGGATCGGCAGTCAGGGCCTGTTCCAGACTTTGTACTGCTTCCATTGCCTTCCCTAGTTTCAGGTATGCTTTGGCCAGATCTTTGAGGACCTTTTTCTGCTTATCTTTTACTTCTGACTGGGCTTCCTCCCTGATTTCGTCTAAAGTCTCCAGTACTTCCTCCATCATTTCTGTCCTCTGTTCAATTCTCTCCTGCTGTTCCTCCAAAACCTTTTCTACTATTTCCAGCGCTGCTTCCGGGTCCTGTTGATAGGCTTTTTCCAGCAGTGTCACCTGAGCAACCGGACCGGCATGTTTCAACACACGTTCCAAAGCCCGGAATAACCCTTTACGGTGAAGAGGTTTCTCCTCCTTTTCTCCATTTTCTTCTTTGGCTTCGTCCATATCTTCTTTATCTTCCAGTTCTGCATCCTGTTTCAGGTCAGAATCTTCTTCCTCCTCTATATCAACATCCAGCTCGTTTTCCTCGTTATCAATCTCTTCTTCCTCCTCTACCTCAACATCCAGCTCGTCTTCCTCGCTATCAGCCTCCTCTTCCTGTACTTCCTCTCCAGCAACTTCCTGCACTTCTTGCGTGTCATCCCCTTGACTAGCAGCTAATTCTTTTGACACCGTCCCGGTATCGTTAGATGAGACAGAGGTTACCTCACCCAACGTTACCGTGGCCATACCAAAAATCAGCAAATTCACCAGCAGCAAAGCAACTAAGGAACGCCAGCCTTTCATTTGGATGCACCCCTCCCAACTAGTTATTTTTGCCTTCCATGGATAAATTTCGCTCCCATGAGCTCATTTCTGGGGGTAGCTCACCCACAATATTCTTTTGTCTGAGAAAAATTTACCACAGGATTGATGTTATTCATATCCAACCCCGGTCTCATTTTTTATAGGACCTAAGTCCTAAAATGTTATTGGAAACTACCACCAGCTTAATCCATTATTCCTTGGAAATCAGTACCACCACTATTTCTGCCTCCAGAATACCCGATTTTAACCGGCCTACGGCAATAATTGTGTCCTCCGGCTGCAGGTCATCCAGGTCTACCCTTTCACCAAAACGATAGATAACCGTGTCATCATCCACGAACACCGGCTTGTTTACGTCTTTGAGAACGATAACTCCTGCTTCCTCGTTGATGTTTTCAATTTCCTCCATTAAGTAATCAGCAACTATCCTGGCTTCTACTTCCATCGAAATAATCCTCTCTCCGGAAACAGTTGCTACAACGTAATCCCCCGGCTTGAGCTCATTAACCTCAATGCGCTTACCATCTTTCTCAATGACCACTTCCGGAGCCAAGTCGTAGCTTACTTCTTCGCCGTCCTCTGTTGATATATCAATGCGGGAATTGTCGGCAATAGTCACGGCTCTGACTGTACCGGATACTTCATTTTCAACCGTTTCGGCATAAATCCTCTGAACTACTTCATTTTTAAGTTCCAGTTCCACAAGGTCACCGGGGTAAAGTTCCCTCAAACTCACCCGGTCTCCGTCTTTGCGTACCCGGAGTTCTTCATCTTCAGCCACCGGGAAGGTCTTAGTGCCTTCCTCTTCCGTCTCTACCGTAATGGTGGTTTGAGGCACGAATTCTACTTTCACCAAAGTACCTTCCACTTCTCTTTCAAAGCTGGTGGCAAAAATCTTTATAATCTCTGAACCTTTAACCGTCAGCTTCGCTTCCTGGCCACTCACTAAATCTTCTATCTCCGCTTCCCGGTAATCAAGGTATATATCAGTATCCGCCGTAAGGTAATAAGTAGTTTCCGTTCCGTCTCCCAGGCGAATGGTTATGGAAGCTCGCTCGCCGGTCTTAACCTCAGAAATGGTTCCTTCGACATCCTTCTCCTCTTCCTCCCACTGGAAATCTTCTTTCTTAATAACCTCTATGTACTGTGCTTTCTGCTGCTCGTTCAGGATGTAGGCTATTTTTTCCGAGGGCTGTAGTTCGGTCCATGAAATGCGTTGGCCCTCCCGGTATACAAAGACGTTGTTATCCACGGAAACGCTACGGTAGACACCATCAGCCGTTTTTAAAATAATAACCGAAGCGGAAGGACTTTTAGAGAAAACTTCACCTTTCTGCACTTTTCCTTCCAGCTTCTTTAGTTGGTCATCCAGCCGCGCCAGGATCACCGCCATTTCTCCCCGCGTTATTGGATCATTGGGCCGGAAGGTCTGGCTGGCATCCCCGCGGAATATTCCCTTTTCCACGGCCACGGCGATATATCCCTTGATCCAGGGTAAAAGTCCTTGGGTATCAGTAAATTCCAAAGCTGCTCCTTCCTTACTCCCGGCCTCCTCCCTAAGCCCCATGGCCCGAACTGCTAAAACGGCTACCTCCCAACGCTTTGCTTCCTCCTGAGGGCGAAAGTCCCAAAGGTCCCCACCGGCTATAATGCCCTTCTCCACCGCTAGGGCCACCGCTTCCCGGGCCCAGGGGGCAACTGCTTCCGGGTTTCCAAAACTGATGGGTAGTTCCTTCCCTTTTGCTTCCTCCTCCAATCCCAAAACCCTTATCAGCATAACTACAACTTCCTGTCGCTTCACATTATCATTGACCCCAAACTCGGTCTGGCTTATGCCCTTTATGACTCCCTTGAACTTCATTTCCGCGATGGCTTTTTCCGCCCAGTGGCCCGCTTTAACATCGCGAAAGATCAATACATTGCCGGCCCAGGCCATTTGAGCACCAAAAATAAGCATAATTGCCACAGCTAACACGCCGGCAAAAAGTCGTCTGTTGAGTTTCTCTATCACCAACACTCCCTCCTTATTTTTGACCGTATATTACCTGATTCGCCTCCTATAGCCAAATTCCTCCAAAAAAAGCTGGCGGGAGAAAATTCTCCCACCAGCTATCTCCCCACTCCTTTTAAGAAAATCTCAACTATAGCTGTAGTGGTTTCCGCAAGGGGAACGTCATCACCGGCAAATGCTATTGTGCTACCTACCGATACTACCGCTCCCAGGAATACCTGCGCCGCCACCCGGGTATTTACCGCCCGCAGTTCTCCCTTCCGGATACCTTCCTCCAATAAATTGCTTATAATGTTTAACTTCTCCTCTCGCTTGCTCCAGATCCAGCGGTGTAACTTTTCTCCCAGCTCATGATGTTCCTGAAAAATAATACGGGCAATATCTCTATGGTTTTTAATAAACTTCAGATGCAGGTAAACTATCTTCTCCAACCGGTCGCCCACCGAATTCAACGACGCCAGGTCCTGGGTTAGAGACTTCAAGTACGCATCGCTACAGGACTTAAACAACTGGTAGAAAAGCTCTTCTTTACTGGAAAAGTACTCGTAGACAGTCCCTTTACCCACCTGAGCCTCGGTAGCAATCTCTTCTACCCGGGCATTATGAAATCCTTTTTGGGAAAATACCCGGATTGCAGCCTGGAGAATTCGGCTGCGGGTATCAGGTTTAGAGTTACTGATTTCCATAGGTTCCAACTCCTTGCCCGCTCAAACCGTTCTGATTCATACCGGCTAAAGCGGCCGGTAAGGTGGCGCCACCGGCTCCGTAGCTGCCGTTTGCGGAAAGACCAAATACCCGGTACTTGAACTGGGCTCTGGCCAGGTTATAAGCATGCAAGGCCTCTAAAGCCATCAGTTCTGCTCTTTGCAATGCCTCCGAGGCCTGAAGCAC
The nucleotide sequence above comes from Calderihabitans maritimus. Encoded proteins:
- a CDS encoding S8 family serine peptidase; this encodes MKATRIVLVACWVLILTAVLLGNVRNVYAYEDTKGHWAEQTIDLITSRQLVNGYPDGNFRPDQPVTRAEMARIMVGVMGMEDLLSQLEDVPSFYADVSSDHWAKAAIELMREAGVVQGYPPGIFRPDQPVTREEALIILARTLNGIEVENEEKLPFIDRDAISPWAVEGIKQLVSLEIVKGYPDGTLRPQEKASRAEVLALVERLLGIKGDRYEFSGTLLEVKQPSRAMEIELNGEALTFSYKPDLPVYSGDHRISVTELAYELPRRILFNLNRSGGISYLETADTFTDNVQLTVTRRYNPYREVQEHIKQHMTYLSAPRVNLEKNPELSLETTKKEMKVPQMVSRTGANGEGVIIAVVDTGVDPLHPDLQQTVSGEKKIIQWVDFTREGWVNTERSLVAGKDKYYIDGQEFHVGFIPSAGGIYHYGFFKEMDIHRDVNFDQDLNEKFLVLITDPNSKGVYEAVYIDTDGDGFLGEENALKPYGQEFQKAAFKGETDDRQFSFVVTELSSNGTGVNLGFDANGHGTHVAGIAAANGRLKGVAPGAKIMVVKAIQSNGEADWSILKGALEYAAAHGADIINLSLGFYQDVTAGNNSLAQLVNRLSEEHGVLFTVASGNRGPGLGSVATPANADKAISVGAYVSPRMWLNDFGWEVERESLWFFSSVGPRKDGELVPTVVAPGSAVSTAPLWLPHSYYLAEGTSMAAPHAAGVAALLLDAAGREQKTVTPEMIKKAVAAGAKKIEGLSEVEAGFGVIDALAAWERLEEMAGENAGVKARTYNLLYGSGQGLYAREFLPGQINYWIEGTETAALRLRWRSTAQWMAPLLKETAVAGGGGRTLPVKFELPEQPGLYTGLLQGDVPETPGIDLQLLNTVVRPYEFTAGNNFRWEFSDSLGAAQYRRYFFRVPPGTERLSSRLEVPRDKQGRYQGRARIHLVTPGGEEVGMTDYAGFGPEDTVIRGQVSATVEDPRPGVWEVVVYSSATLSLYEARESRYTLEVTIDGSAGPEKEELEAIPYIFGVVHQQVIPDRVNYITLHVRDKEGKKPVEGEIEINGRLYSINGGRVTFPAKAENGFLKISVGL
- a CDS encoding stalk domain-containing protein translates to MKGWRSLVALLLVNLLIFGMATVTLGEVTSVSSNDTGTVSKELAASQGDDTQEVQEVAGEEVQEEEADSEEDELDVEVEEEEEIDNEENELDVDIEEEEDSDLKQDAELEDKEDMDEAKEENGEKEEKPLHRKGLFRALERVLKHAGPVAQVTLLEKAYQQDPEAALEIVEKVLEEQQERIEQRTEMMEEVLETLDEIREEAQSEVKDKQKKVLKDLAKAYLKLGKAMEAVQSLEQALTADPHDREAYKQVGKLYRKMLKKQGIITYFKGKKAEFDVEPQLENGRTLVPFRALAEALGAEVQWDPSTRTVTVTKGNRTVELVVNSIRARVDGKEYILDVPARVVRGRTLVPIRFLSESLEANVDWLPEEQVVIVN
- a CDS encoding S-layer homology domain-containing protein, with protein sequence MIEKLNRRLFAGVLAVAIMLIFGAQMAWAGNVLIFRDVKAGHWAEKAIAEMKFKGVIKGISQTEFGVNDNVKRQEVVVMLIRVLGLEEEAKGKELPISFGNPEAVAPWAREAVALAVEKGIIAGGDLWDFRPQEEAKRWEVAVLAVRAMGLREEAGSKEGAALEFTDTQGLLPWIKGYIAVAVEKGIFRGDASQTFRPNDPITRGEMAVILARLDDQLKKLEGKVQKGEVFSKSPSASVIILKTADGVYRSVSVDNNVFVYREGQRISWTELQPSEKIAYILNEQQKAQYIEVIKKEDFQWEEEEKDVEGTISEVKTGERASITIRLGDGTETTYYLTADTDIYLDYREAEIEDLVSGQEAKLTVKGSEIIKIFATSFEREVEGTLVKVEFVPQTTITVETEEEGTKTFPVAEDEELRVRKDGDRVSLRELYPGDLVELELKNEVVQRIYAETVENEVSGTVRAVTIADNSRIDISTEDGEEVSYDLAPEVVIEKDGKRIEVNELKPGDYVVATVSGERIISMEVEARIVADYLMEEIENINEEAGVIVLKDVNKPVFVDDDTVIYRFGERVDLDDLQPEDTIIAVGRLKSGILEAEIVVVLISKE
- a CDS encoding TetR/AcrR family transcriptional regulator, with protein sequence MEISNSKPDTRSRILQAAIRVFSQKGFHNARVEEIATEAQVGKGTVYEYFSSKEELFYQLFKSCSDAYLKSLTQDLASLNSVGDRLEKIVYLHLKFIKNHRDIARIIFQEHHELGEKLHRWIWSKREEKLNIISNLLEEGIRKGELRAVNTRVAAQVFLGAVVSVGSTIAFAGDDVPLAETTTAIVEIFLKGVGR